The Streptomyces laurentii genome contains a region encoding:
- a CDS encoding ABC transporter permease protein (ABC transporter permease protein [Streptomyces clavuligerus ATCC27064];~TM-ABC transporter signature motif;~Transmembrane subunit (TM) of Escherichia coli AraH and related proteins. E. coli AraH is the TM of a Periplasmic Binding Protein (PBP)-dependent ATP-Binding Cassette (ABC) transporter involved in the uptake of the monosaccharide arabinose. This group...; cd06579;~identified by MetaGeneAnnotator; putative), which yields MSDLAKTPADGTPETAPETPADGTPETAPTGSTAPATATVPEQRTPAVDPRLLVREEGFMGYWTEFGRKIRGGELGSLPVILGLIVIAIVFQLQNDNFLSAGSVANIAVYASGLGIMAVGIVFVLVLGEIDLSMGSVAGVGAAVWAGLQVSNGVNEWVSLLAAVLTGTAIGALHGFFFAKIGVPAFVVTLAGFLGWMGMQEWLMGGEGSINTPSGSVVESLTSYFFADRIAAYGLALAAIAVYVFFQLRERARRHTARLPARPVGEILLRTGVFAVLVLVVAYVMNEPAGARGLPLALVLFLAVLVCADFVARRTVFGRKVFAVGGNAEAARRAGINVDGVRIAVFAVSGTLAAFGGLFVASLSGGATKSLGGGNTLMLVIAAAVIGGTSLFGGRGKVWSALLGMIVIQSIQQGLNMIGMSNSIQNMITGAVLLAAVVIDSVSRRTQKTAGRA from the coding sequence ATGAGCGACCTCGCCAAGACCCCCGCCGACGGTACGCCGGAGACCGCGCCCGAGACTCCGGCCGACGGTACGCCGGAGACCGCGCCGACCGGGTCGACCGCACCGGCGACCGCGACCGTCCCGGAGCAGCGCACCCCCGCCGTCGACCCCCGCCTCCTCGTCCGCGAGGAAGGCTTCATGGGGTACTGGACCGAGTTCGGCCGCAAGATACGAGGCGGCGAACTCGGCTCGCTCCCGGTGATCCTCGGCCTGATCGTCATCGCGATCGTCTTCCAGCTCCAGAACGACAACTTCCTGTCCGCCGGCTCCGTCGCCAACATCGCCGTCTACGCCTCCGGCCTCGGCATCATGGCCGTCGGCATCGTCTTCGTCCTCGTCCTCGGCGAGATCGACCTCTCCATGGGCTCGGTGGCCGGCGTCGGCGCCGCCGTCTGGGCCGGCCTCCAGGTCAGCAACGGCGTGAACGAGTGGGTGTCCCTGCTGGCCGCCGTGCTCACCGGCACCGCCATCGGCGCCCTGCACGGCTTCTTCTTCGCCAAGATCGGCGTGCCGGCCTTCGTCGTCACCCTGGCCGGCTTCCTCGGCTGGATGGGCATGCAGGAATGGCTGATGGGCGGCGAGGGCTCCATCAACACGCCGTCCGGCAGCGTGGTGGAGAGTCTCACCAGCTACTTCTTCGCCGACAGGATCGCCGCCTACGGCCTCGCGCTGGCCGCCATCGCCGTGTACGTCTTCTTCCAGCTGCGCGAGCGCGCCCGCCGCCACACCGCCCGGCTGCCCGCCCGTCCGGTCGGCGAGATCCTGCTGCGCACCGGCGTCTTCGCGGTCCTGGTGCTGGTCGTGGCGTACGTCATGAACGAGCCCGCCGGCGCCCGCGGCCTGCCGCTCGCCCTGGTCCTCTTCCTGGCCGTCCTGGTGTGCGCGGACTTCGTCGCCCGCCGTACCGTCTTCGGACGCAAGGTCTTCGCGGTCGGCGGCAACGCCGAGGCGGCCCGCCGCGCGGGCATCAACGTCGACGGCGTCCGGATCGCCGTCTTCGCGGTCTCCGGCACCCTGGCCGCCTTCGGCGGGCTGTTCGTGGCGAGCCTGTCCGGCGGCGCCACCAAGAGCCTCGGCGGCGGCAACACCCTGATGCTGGTCATCGCGGCGGCCGTGATCGGCGGCACGAGCCTCTTCGGCGGCCGCGGCAAGGTCTGGTCCGCGCTGCTCGGCATGATCGTGATCCAGTCGATTCAGCAAGGCTTGAACATGATCGGAATGTCCAACTCGATCCAGAACATGATCACCGGCGCGGTGCTTCTTGCCGCCGTCGTGATCGACTCGGTCTCCCGGCGGACCCAGAAGACCGCCGGCCGCGCCTAG
- a CDS encoding hypothetical protein (identified by MetaGeneAnnotator; putative;~sequence version:1), translating into MTPHTGSVKRNDALRAARLRLGWRSAERAAEAITAHGQQFLGDAHFTVSARTWHRWEGPAPTWPSEETAVVLRDAFGRWPEDLGFPTPPGWIRPEYHEEADVRRREFESVTAAALMPGPAATQHVDPALITYFQEQLEGHYRADMFLGPHDLIGTVSAQYQLIDKLTRSAKDETRRGLLRIGAAYAALVGWLYQDAGDLGAAAFWRGVTQEMAMRARDAHLIGYALVNQAQVRTDLGDGHGVIDLCEVALDQARRLAPKVRIMAMQQQAHGASLTGDRALVDDLIDQAGALLSRVDDDLPWGNACRRTPGYLEVQRATCYGRLGLGAEAAALWTQVLAAIPTTARRDRGVYMARQATAAVAAREPEHAVEIARDVAVIVGETGSARMRRELTTLEVAMKPWQDAPVGRELAEILAAVTEG; encoded by the coding sequence ATGACCCCTCACACTGGCAGCGTGAAGCGGAACGACGCGTTGCGAGCAGCTCGGCTACGTCTCGGATGGCGGTCGGCCGAGCGGGCCGCCGAGGCGATCACGGCGCACGGTCAACAATTCCTCGGAGACGCGCATTTCACCGTCTCCGCCCGGACCTGGCACCGCTGGGAGGGACCGGCCCCGACGTGGCCGTCCGAGGAGACCGCGGTCGTCCTGCGAGATGCCTTCGGCCGGTGGCCTGAGGACCTCGGATTCCCCACACCGCCGGGCTGGATCCGGCCGGAGTACCACGAGGAGGCCGATGTGAGACGCCGTGAGTTCGAGTCCGTGACCGCCGCCGCCCTTATGCCCGGCCCGGCCGCGACGCAGCACGTCGACCCTGCCCTGATCACCTATTTCCAGGAGCAGTTGGAAGGCCACTACCGTGCCGACATGTTCCTCGGCCCGCACGATCTCATCGGGACCGTAAGCGCCCAGTACCAGTTGATCGACAAGCTCACCCGCTCCGCCAAGGACGAGACCCGCCGCGGTCTGCTCCGCATCGGGGCCGCGTATGCCGCACTCGTCGGCTGGCTCTACCAGGACGCCGGTGACCTCGGGGCGGCCGCATTCTGGCGAGGCGTGACCCAGGAGATGGCGATGCGGGCGCGGGACGCGCACCTGATCGGGTACGCGCTGGTGAATCAGGCACAGGTGAGGACCGACCTCGGCGACGGGCACGGGGTGATCGATCTCTGCGAGGTCGCTCTCGACCAGGCCCGGAGGCTTGCCCCGAAGGTACGCATCATGGCCATGCAGCAGCAGGCACACGGCGCCAGCCTCACCGGCGACCGCGCCCTGGTCGATGACCTCATCGACCAGGCCGGGGCGTTGCTCAGCCGTGTGGATGACGACCTGCCATGGGGTAACGCGTGCAGGCGCACCCCCGGCTACCTGGAAGTCCAGCGGGCGACATGCTACGGCCGGCTCGGCCTCGGTGCCGAGGCGGCCGCGCTGTGGACTCAGGTCCTTGCCGCCATTCCGACGACCGCCCGGAGGGACCGTGGGGTGTACATGGCCCGGCAGGCCACGGCGGCGGTTGCCGCGCGGGAGCCGGAACACGCGGTCGAGATCGCGCGGGATGTGGCGGTGATCGTGGGAGAGACCGGTTCGGCCCGGATGCGTCGGGAGCTGACCACCCTGGAGGTGGCGATGAAGCCGTGGCAGGATGCCCCGGTCGGCCGGGAGCTGGCGGAGATCCTGGCGGCGGTGACGGAGGGGTGA
- a CDS encoding ATP-binding protein of sugar ABC transporter (ABC transporter signature motif;~ATP binding site [chemical binding];~ATP-binding protein of sugar ABC transporter [Streptomyces venezuelae ATCC10712];~D-loop;~First domain of the ATP-binding cassette component of monosaccharide transport system; cd03216;~H-loop/switch region;~Q-loop/lid;~Walker A/P-loop;~Walker B;~identified by MetaGeneAnnotator; putative;~putative bacteriocin export ABC transporter, lactococcin 972 group; TIGR03608), with protein MSAAPVLALRGVSKRFGAVQVLTEVDLEIHAGEVVALVGDNGAGKSTLVKTISGVHPIDEGAIEWDGRPVQITKPHDAQHLGVATVYQDLALCDNLDVVANLFLGSELGTGPVLDEIAMEQRARELLDTLSIRIPSVRIPVAALSGGQRQVVAIARALIGNPKIVILDEPTAALGVEQTAQVLDLVERLRERGHGVILISHNMADVRAVADRVAVLRLGRNNGVFPVAGTSHEEIIAAITGATDNAVTRRQARTAAAVKEDAR; from the coding sequence GTGTCCGCTGCGCCCGTGCTGGCGTTGCGCGGGGTCTCCAAGCGGTTCGGCGCCGTACAGGTGCTCACCGAAGTCGACCTGGAGATCCACGCCGGAGAGGTCGTCGCCCTGGTGGGCGACAACGGCGCCGGAAAGTCCACCCTCGTCAAGACGATCTCGGGCGTCCACCCGATCGACGAGGGCGCCATCGAATGGGACGGCCGCCCCGTCCAGATCACCAAACCCCACGACGCCCAGCACCTCGGCGTCGCGACCGTCTACCAGGACCTCGCGCTCTGCGACAACCTCGACGTCGTCGCCAACCTCTTCCTCGGCAGCGAGCTGGGCACCGGCCCCGTCCTCGACGAGATCGCCATGGAACAGCGGGCCCGGGAACTGCTCGACACCCTGTCCATCCGCATTCCGTCGGTACGCATCCCGGTCGCCGCGCTCTCCGGCGGCCAGCGCCAGGTCGTGGCCATCGCCCGCGCCCTGATCGGCAACCCGAAGATCGTCATCCTGGACGAGCCGACCGCCGCCCTCGGCGTCGAGCAGACCGCCCAGGTGCTCGACCTCGTCGAGCGGCTGCGCGAGCGCGGCCACGGCGTCATCCTCATCAGCCACAACATGGCCGACGTCCGCGCCGTCGCGGACCGGGTCGCGGTGCTCCGCCTCGGCCGCAACAACGGCGTCTTCCCGGTCGCCGGCACCAGCCACGAAGAGATCATCGCCGCCATCACGGGCGCCACGGACAACGCCGTGACCCGCAGGCAGGCTCGTACGGCCGCGGCCGTGAAGGAGGACGCCCGATGA
- a CDS encoding chemotaxis protein (identified by MetaGeneAnnotator; putative;~sequence version:1), which translates to MPRDRRCHTCHTVTSVNGAPTVVVAVVDGQDVYACAAHRAEHAAPAHDPLVALAQYQDMAARPYTRPR; encoded by the coding sequence ATGCCCCGCGACCGCCGCTGCCACACCTGTCACACCGTCACCAGCGTCAACGGCGCGCCGACTGTCGTCGTCGCCGTAGTCGACGGCCAGGACGTCTACGCCTGCGCCGCGCACCGGGCCGAGCACGCCGCCCCGGCGCATGACCCGCTCGTGGCCCTCGCCCAGTACCAGGACATGGCCGCGCGCCCGTACACGAGGCCACGGTGA
- a CDS encoding xylose binding protein (ABC-type xylose transport system, periplasmic component[Carbohydrate transportand metabolism]; COG4213;~Periplasmic xylose-binding component of the ABC-type transport systems that belong to a family of pentose/hexose sugar-binding proteins of the type I periplasmic binding protein (PBP1) superfamily; cd01538;~identified by MetaGeneAnnotator; putative;~putative ligand binding site [chemical binding];~xylose binding protein [Streptomyces albus J1074]), producing MNAMTRRVVIGTAALSMALSLAACGKAGDSGSDDAGGDGKTIGLLLPENKTTRYETFDRPIIETKIESLCSDCTVKYNNAAGDTQTQKKQFDALVTQGIKVIILDAVDYKATKPWIADAEKKGVKVVAYDRLTEGPIAAYVSYDNEKIGRLQGEGLVKALGDKAEDANVVMINGSPLDPNAPLFKKGAHSVLDTAVKKVVYEQDIPDWSPDEAAKKMGAAIDSLGKGGFQGVYSANDGMAGGAITSLSKQGIKVPVGGQDAELAGLQRILKGDQSFTIYKQIKPEAETTAEIAVKILKGEKFDDVAPLKVTSLSGEFKDIPAKLYDAQIVTKENIASTIIADNVYKATDICTAEYKAACEAAGIK from the coding sequence ATGAACGCAATGACGCGCCGCGTCGTCATCGGCACGGCCGCGCTGTCCATGGCCCTCTCCCTCGCCGCCTGCGGCAAGGCCGGCGACAGCGGCTCCGACGACGCGGGCGGCGACGGCAAGACCATCGGTCTGCTCCTGCCGGAGAACAAGACCACGCGCTACGAGACCTTCGACCGGCCGATCATCGAGACCAAGATCGAGTCGCTGTGCTCCGACTGCACGGTCAAGTACAACAACGCGGCGGGGGACACCCAGACGCAGAAGAAGCAGTTCGACGCGCTCGTCACCCAGGGCATCAAGGTGATCATCCTGGACGCCGTCGACTACAAGGCGACCAAGCCCTGGATCGCGGACGCCGAGAAGAAGGGCGTGAAGGTCGTCGCGTACGACCGCCTCACCGAGGGCCCGATCGCCGCCTACGTCTCGTACGACAACGAGAAGATCGGGCGCCTCCAGGGCGAGGGCCTGGTGAAGGCGCTGGGCGACAAGGCCGAGGATGCCAACGTTGTCATGATCAACGGCTCGCCGCTCGACCCCAACGCCCCGCTGTTCAAGAAGGGCGCCCACAGCGTCCTCGACACCGCCGTGAAGAAGGTCGTCTACGAGCAGGACATCCCGGACTGGTCCCCGGACGAGGCGGCCAAGAAGATGGGTGCCGCCATCGACTCCCTGGGCAAGGGCGGCTTCCAGGGCGTCTACTCCGCCAACGACGGCATGGCGGGCGGCGCCATCACCTCCCTCTCCAAGCAGGGCATCAAGGTCCCGGTCGGCGGCCAGGACGCCGAACTCGCCGGTCTGCAGCGGATCCTGAAGGGCGACCAGTCCTTCACCATCTACAAGCAGATCAAGCCCGAGGCCGAGACCACCGCGGAGATCGCGGTCAAGATCCTCAAGGGTGAGAAGTTCGACGACGTCGCCCCGCTCAAGGTCACCAGCCTCAGCGGCGAGTTCAAGGACATCCCGGCCAAGCTGTACGACGCGCAGATCGTGACCAAGGAGAACATCGCCTCCACGATCATCGCCGACAACGTCTACAAGGCGACCGACATCTGCACCGCCGAGTACAAGGCGGCCTGCGAGGCGGCGGGCATCAAGTAG
- a CDS encoding hypothetical protein (identified by MetaGeneAnnotator; putative;~sequence version:1) produces MGEEPQDQAAAAVAIRRPAARAVGTAVVRRAERRAAVAQWLLSAAPNAREAKAEWDRYGIAVLACGGVLSAVRVPGELVWAAAGTEDHAEADVFLTDWLDDGAVVMDRHAGLYYFLVPALMGRLWNPKAFHKVECLGSNSYLGVPLVDHTIPEGRAYWAVEMDSPGALCWPDEVAALLHRGQTALGGQTAPRPVPRLLAERFG; encoded by the coding sequence ATGGGCGAGGAGCCCCAGGACCAAGCAGCAGCCGCCGTCGCAATCCGCCGCCCGGCCGCCCGGGCTGTGGGTACGGCTGTGGTGCGTCGGGCGGAGCGACGAGCGGCCGTGGCCCAGTGGCTACTGAGCGCCGCGCCCAACGCGCGGGAAGCGAAGGCCGAGTGGGACCGGTACGGCATCGCAGTCCTGGCATGCGGTGGTGTGCTGTCCGCCGTGCGTGTGCCCGGCGAACTCGTTTGGGCGGCAGCCGGAACCGAGGACCACGCCGAGGCTGACGTGTTCCTGACCGACTGGCTCGACGATGGCGCGGTCGTCATGGACCGCCACGCCGGCCTCTACTACTTCCTCGTGCCCGCGCTCATGGGACGCCTGTGGAATCCGAAGGCATTCCACAAGGTGGAATGCCTGGGATCGAACTCCTACCTCGGCGTGCCGCTCGTCGACCACACCATCCCAGAAGGGCGCGCGTACTGGGCCGTGGAGATGGACTCGCCCGGCGCCCTGTGCTGGCCGGACGAGGTCGCGGCCCTGCTCCATCGCGGGCAGACGGCCCTCGGCGGCCAGACCGCTCCCCGGCCGGTGCCCCGCCTGCTGGCCGAACGCTTCGGATGA
- a CDS encoding cationic amino acid transporter (Spore germination protein; cl15802;~amino acid transporter; TIGR00909;~cationic amino acid transporter [Streptomyces pristinaespiralis ATCC25486];~identified by MetaGeneAnnotator; putative) produces MSTDERTPARTGIFRTKSVEQSIRDTEEPEHALKKSLSAWDLTVFGVGVIIGTGIFVLTGKVAKENAGPATSLAFVVAGIVCALAALCYAEFASTVPVAGSAYTFAYASIGELPAWIIGWDLVLEFALGTAVVAVGWSGYVQSLMDNIGWHLPLVLQGPDVTGGTFDILAFLLVLVLTGVLVLGMQLSARITSIVVAIKVVVVLIVIVAGLFFVVGDNYKPFIPPASAPPGGGSDWTQPLIQLISGYAPTNFGVMGIFTAASVVFFAFIGFDVVATAAEETKLPQRDMPRGILGSLLICTFLYVAVALVVTGMQHYSELSVNAPLADAFKAVGHPFYAGVISFGAAIGLTTVCLILLLGQTRVFFAMSRDGLLPRFFSITHPRFKTPYRPTILLGVIIAIVAGFTSINELATLVNIGTLFAFVVVAAGVIVLRRTRPDLPRAFRTPWVPFLPILSIAASLWLMLNLPGETWFRFAVWMVIGFFVYFLYGRRHSRLNTEAP; encoded by the coding sequence GTGAGTACGGATGAGCGGACTCCCGCGCGCACCGGGATCTTCCGTACGAAATCGGTGGAGCAGTCCATCCGTGACACCGAGGAACCCGAGCACGCGCTCAAGAAGTCCCTCTCCGCGTGGGACCTGACCGTGTTCGGTGTCGGCGTCATCATCGGCACCGGCATCTTCGTCCTCACCGGCAAGGTCGCCAAGGAGAACGCGGGCCCCGCCACTTCCCTCGCCTTCGTCGTCGCCGGCATCGTCTGCGCGCTCGCGGCCCTGTGTTACGCGGAGTTCGCGTCGACGGTGCCGGTCGCCGGATCGGCGTACACCTTCGCGTACGCCTCCATCGGCGAACTGCCCGCCTGGATCATCGGCTGGGACCTCGTCCTGGAGTTCGCCCTCGGCACCGCCGTCGTCGCCGTCGGCTGGTCGGGCTACGTCCAGTCGCTCATGGACAACATCGGCTGGCATCTCCCGCTCGTCCTGCAAGGCCCCGACGTGACCGGCGGCACCTTCGACATCCTCGCCTTCCTCCTCGTCCTGGTGCTCACCGGGGTCCTGGTGCTCGGCATGCAGCTGTCCGCGCGCATCACGTCGATCGTCGTCGCCATCAAGGTGGTGGTGGTGCTGATCGTGATCGTCGCGGGGCTGTTCTTCGTCGTGGGCGACAACTACAAGCCCTTCATCCCGCCGGCCAGCGCCCCGCCGGGCGGCGGCTCCGACTGGACCCAGCCGCTGATCCAGCTGATCTCCGGGTACGCGCCGACCAACTTCGGCGTCATGGGCATCTTCACCGCCGCCTCGGTCGTCTTCTTCGCCTTCATCGGCTTCGACGTGGTCGCCACCGCGGCCGAGGAGACCAAACTCCCGCAGCGCGACATGCCCCGCGGCATCCTCGGCTCGCTGCTCATCTGCACCTTCCTGTACGTGGCGGTCGCCCTCGTCGTCACCGGCATGCAGCACTACTCCGAACTGTCGGTCAACGCCCCGCTCGCCGACGCCTTCAAGGCCGTCGGCCACCCGTTCTACGCGGGCGTCATCAGCTTCGGCGCGGCGATCGGCCTGACCACGGTCTGCCTGATCCTGCTGCTCGGCCAGACCCGGGTGTTCTTCGCGATGAGCCGCGACGGCCTGCTGCCGCGCTTCTTCTCGATCACGCACCCGCGCTTCAAGACCCCATACAGGCCGACCATCCTGCTCGGCGTGATCATCGCGATCGTCGCCGGATTCACCAGCATCAACGAGCTGGCGACCCTGGTGAACATCGGCACGCTCTTCGCCTTCGTCGTGGTCGCCGCGGGCGTGATCGTCCTCCGCCGCACCCGCCCGGACCTCCCCCGCGCCTTCCGCACCCCGTGGGTCCCGTTCCTGCCGATCCTCTCGATCGCCGCCTCGCTGTGGCTGATGCTCAACCTGCCGGGCGAGACCTGGTTCCGCTTCGCGGTCTGGATGGTGATCGGCTTCTTCGTCTACTTCCTCTACGGCCGCCGCCACAGCCGCCTGAACACGGAAGCCCCCTGA
- a CDS encoding 1-deoxy-D-xylulose-5-phosphate synthase (1-deoxy-D-xylulose-5-phosphate synthase [Streptomyces violaceusniger Tu4113];~1-deoxy-D-xylulose-5-phosphate synthase; Provisional;~PYR/PP interface [polypeptide binding];~Pyrimidine (PYR) binding domain of 1-deoxy-D-xylulose-5-phosphate synthase (DXS), transketolase (TK), and related proteins; cd07033;~TIGRFAM: Deoxyxylulose-5-phosphate synthase; HAMAP: Deoxyxylulose-5-phosphate synthase; KEGG: sma:SAV_2244 1-deoxy-D-xylulose-5-phosphate synthase; PFAM: Transketolase-like, pyrimidine-binding domain; Transketolase, C-terminal;~TPP binding site [chemical binding];~TPP-binding site;~Thiamine pyrophosphate (TPP) family, DXS subfamily, TPP-binding module; 1-Deoxy-D-xylulose-5-phosphate synthase (DXS) isa regulatory enzyme of the mevalonate-independent pathway involved in terpenoid biosynthesis. Terpeniods are plant natural products...; cd02007;~Transketolase, C-terminal domain; pfam02780;~dimer interface [polypeptide binding];~identified by MetaGeneAnnotator; putative): protein MALLTRIRGPRDLDRLSSEQLEQLAGEIRTFLVDAVSKTGGHLGPNLGVVELTIALHRVFDSPRDRVLWDTGHQSYVHKLLTGRQDFSKLKMRGGLSGYPSQAESEHDVIENSHASTVLGWADGLAKANKILKKDDHVVAVIGDGALTGGMAWEALNNIADAKDRQVVIVVNDNERSYAPTIGGLANHLATLRTTDGYERFLARGKDLLERTPVVGKPLYETLHGAKKGLKDFIAPQGMFEDLGLKYVGPIDGHDMEALESALTRAKRFGGPVIVHCLTEKGRGYQPALQDEADRFHAVGKIHPDTGLPISSSGADWTSVFGEEMVALGKEREDVVAITAAMLQPVGLDKFAKDFPERVFDVGIAEQHAAVSAAGLATGGLHPVFAVYATFLNRAFDQVLMDVALHKCGVTFVLDRAGVTGTDGASHNGMWDMSILQVVPGLRLAAPRDADQVRAQLREAVEVTDAPTVVRFSKGAVGPAVPALRRVGGMDVLREAGTDRPDVLLVSVGALAPMCLDIAGLLDQQGISTTVVDPRWVKPVDEALAPLAEQHRVVVTVEDNSRVGGVGSAVAQALRDAGVDVPLRDFGIPPRFLDHASRGEVMAEIGLTAPDIARQVTGLVSRLDGRFETSSKAVEPARD, encoded by the coding sequence GTGGCTCTGCTGACCCGTATCAGGGGACCGCGAGATCTGGACCGGCTCTCCTCCGAACAGCTGGAGCAGCTGGCCGGGGAGATCAGGACTTTCCTCGTGGACGCCGTCTCCAAGACCGGCGGGCACCTCGGTCCCAACCTCGGCGTGGTCGAGCTGACCATCGCCCTGCACCGCGTCTTCGACTCGCCCCGGGACCGCGTCCTGTGGGACACCGGACACCAGAGCTATGTGCACAAGCTGCTCACCGGCCGCCAGGACTTCTCCAAGCTCAAGATGAGGGGCGGCCTGTCCGGCTACCCCTCGCAGGCGGAGTCCGAGCACGACGTCATCGAGAACTCGCACGCCTCGACGGTCCTCGGCTGGGCGGACGGCCTCGCCAAGGCCAACAAGATCCTGAAGAAGGACGACCACGTCGTCGCCGTCATCGGTGACGGCGCCCTCACCGGCGGCATGGCCTGGGAGGCGCTCAACAACATCGCCGACGCCAAGGACCGCCAGGTCGTCATCGTCGTCAACGACAACGAGCGTTCCTACGCGCCCACCATCGGCGGCCTCGCCAACCACCTGGCCACCCTGCGCACCACCGACGGCTACGAGCGGTTCCTCGCCCGCGGCAAGGACCTCCTGGAGCGCACCCCGGTCGTCGGGAAGCCGCTCTACGAGACCCTGCACGGCGCGAAGAAGGGGCTGAAGGACTTCATCGCCCCGCAGGGCATGTTCGAGGACCTCGGCCTGAAGTACGTCGGCCCGATCGACGGCCACGACATGGAGGCCCTGGAGTCGGCGCTGACCCGCGCCAAGCGCTTCGGCGGCCCGGTCATCGTGCACTGCCTCACCGAGAAGGGCCGCGGCTACCAGCCCGCGCTCCAGGACGAGGCCGACCGCTTCCACGCCGTCGGCAAGATCCACCCGGACACCGGTCTGCCGATCAGCTCCTCCGGCGCCGACTGGACCAGTGTCTTCGGCGAGGAGATGGTCGCGCTCGGCAAGGAGCGCGAGGACGTCGTCGCCATCACGGCGGCCATGCTCCAGCCGGTCGGCCTCGACAAGTTCGCCAAGGACTTCCCCGAGCGCGTGTTCGATGTCGGCATCGCCGAGCAGCACGCCGCGGTCTCCGCGGCCGGCCTCGCCACCGGCGGACTGCACCCGGTCTTCGCCGTCTACGCGACCTTCCTCAACCGCGCCTTCGACCAGGTCCTGATGGACGTGGCCCTGCACAAGTGCGGTGTCACCTTCGTCCTGGACCGGGCCGGTGTCACCGGTACGGACGGCGCCTCCCACAACGGCATGTGGGACATGTCGATCCTCCAGGTCGTGCCCGGCCTGCGGCTCGCCGCGCCGCGCGACGCCGACCAGGTCCGCGCCCAGCTGCGCGAGGCCGTCGAGGTCACCGACGCGCCCACCGTGGTCCGCTTCTCCAAGGGCGCGGTCGGCCCGGCCGTCCCCGCGCTGCGCCGGGTCGGCGGCATGGACGTGCTGCGCGAGGCCGGCACCGACCGGCCGGACGTGCTGCTCGTGTCAGTCGGCGCGCTCGCCCCGATGTGCCTGGACATCGCCGGTCTCCTCGACCAGCAGGGCATCTCCACCACGGTGGTCGACCCGCGCTGGGTCAAGCCCGTCGACGAGGCCCTCGCGCCGCTCGCCGAGCAGCACCGGGTGGTCGTCACCGTCGAGGACAACAGCAGGGTCGGCGGCGTCGGCTCGGCCGTCGCCCAGGCACTGCGCGACGCGGGCGTGGACGTCCCGCTGCGTGACTTCGGCATCCCGCCGCGCTTCCTCGACCACGCCTCGCGCGGTGAGGTGATGGCGGAGATCGGTCTGACCGCCCCGGACATCGCCCGCCAGGTCACCGGCCTGGTCTCGCGTCTGGACGGCCGTTTCGAGACGAGCAGCAAGGCGGTGGAGCCGGCCCGGGACTGA